In the Corynebacterium suedekumii genome, one interval contains:
- the gluQRS gene encoding tRNA glutamyl-Q(34) synthetase GluQRS, with translation MTGAGRYAPSPSGDLHFGNLRTAVVAWLLARHTGREFLLRVEDIDTQRSSEESAQRQIEDLRTLGLTFDGEILHQSDRFPAYAAALDRLPTYECFCSRKEIQEASRAPHAVPGSYPGTCRDLTEGEQEGRRQALAEQGRVPAVRLWADVAEFTVHDRWLGTYTGEVDDFVLQRGGQEPGWAYNLAVVVDDGFQGVDQVVRGEDLLASAPRQAYLAGLLGLEVPEYGHVPLVLNAEGRRLAKRDGAVTLREMLLDAPVDTVVAHLAASLGYPGMTTVGELLEQWDPESLSRQAYVWGS, from the coding sequence ATGACCGGCGCCGGACGTTATGCACCCTCCCCGAGCGGGGATCTCCACTTCGGTAATCTGCGTACCGCGGTGGTGGCGTGGTTGCTGGCCCGGCACACGGGGCGGGAGTTTCTGTTGCGGGTGGAGGACATCGACACGCAGCGCTCAAGCGAGGAATCGGCGCAGCGCCAGATCGAGGATCTGCGGACTCTGGGGTTGACTTTCGACGGGGAGATTCTCCACCAGTCGGACCGGTTCCCGGCCTACGCTGCGGCCCTCGACCGGCTGCCCACTTATGAGTGCTTCTGCTCCCGGAAGGAGATCCAGGAGGCGTCGCGGGCGCCGCATGCGGTGCCGGGCAGTTACCCGGGGACGTGTCGGGATCTCACGGAGGGGGAGCAGGAGGGGCGTCGACAAGCACTGGCGGAGCAGGGGAGGGTGCCGGCGGTGCGGTTGTGGGCGGACGTCGCGGAGTTCACGGTCCATGACCGCTGGCTCGGCACCTACACCGGCGAGGTGGATGATTTTGTGCTGCAGCGCGGCGGGCAGGAGCCGGGGTGGGCGTACAACCTGGCGGTGGTCGTCGATGACGGTTTCCAGGGGGTGGATCAGGTGGTGCGTGGCGAGGATCTGCTGGCCAGCGCGCCGCGCCAGGCGTATCTCGCCGGTCTGCTCGGCCTCGAGGTGCCGGAGTACGGGCACGTCCCGCTCGTCCTCAACGCCGAGGGGCGGCGGCTGGCCAAGCGCGACGGCGCTGTCACGCTCCGCGAGATGCTTCTCGACGCCCCCGTGGACACCGTCGTCGCCCACCTCGCCGCCTCCCTGGGGTACCCCGGCATGACCACGGTGGGGGAGCTGTTGGAGCAGTGGGATCCGGAATCGTTGTCTCGACAGGCTTATGTATGGGGGAGCTGA
- a CDS encoding queuosine precursor transporter, which yields MTAPEARFIPVRATIYPVIVAFFVAVFLISNILATKGVVIGPLVTDGAFFLFPLAYILGDVLSECYGFAATRRAILTGFTVTILAVVSFYIAIWLPPADFYQGQEQFAHVLGLVPQIVLASLAGYLVGQLLNSWVLVAIKRRTGEKSLWARLIGSTVVGEFGDTLLFCLIAAPVIGITTAPDLVNYVLVGFLWKTLIEVILLPVTYLVIGWVKRREGYFRPA from the coding sequence ATGACCGCACCCGAGGCCCGCTTCATCCCCGTCCGCGCCACGATCTACCCCGTCATCGTGGCGTTCTTCGTCGCGGTGTTCCTCATCTCCAACATCCTGGCCACCAAGGGCGTGGTCATCGGGCCGCTGGTCACCGACGGCGCCTTCTTCCTCTTTCCGCTGGCCTACATCCTCGGTGACGTTCTCTCCGAGTGCTACGGGTTCGCGGCGACCCGACGGGCCATCCTCACCGGTTTCACGGTGACGATTCTCGCCGTCGTCTCCTTCTACATCGCCATCTGGCTACCGCCCGCCGACTTCTACCAAGGGCAGGAACAGTTTGCCCACGTCCTCGGCCTCGTCCCGCAGATCGTCCTGGCGTCCCTGGCCGGCTATCTGGTCGGCCAGCTCCTCAATTCCTGGGTGCTCGTGGCCATCAAGCGCCGCACCGGTGAGAAGTCCCTGTGGGCGCGCCTCATCGGTTCCACGGTCGTCGGCGAGTTCGGTGACACCCTGCTGTTCTGCCTCATCGCCGCGCCGGTCATCGGCATCACCACGGCGCCCGACCTGGTCAACTACGTGCTCGTCGGGTTCCTGTGGAAGACCCTCATCGAGGTCATCCTCCTGCCGGTGACCTACCTGGTCATCGGGTGGGTGAAGCGCCGGGAGGGTTACTTCCGCCCCGCGTAG